Proteins from a single region of Roseofilum capinflatum BLCC-M114:
- a CDS encoding PHP domain-containing protein: MMINLAPAPTSSNQGGEQEEARALREVFAHIEERSCPHSYNFHMHTQFSDGKLRPEEIIDQAIAIGLQGLAITDHHSVDGYKVAHNWLNHPNLNPKPPLHLWSGVEINAYLLKTEVHILGYAFDPDHRVLKPYLQGHAVKGKAYQASAVIDAIHEAGGLAVLAHPARYRYPATELIPEAAHLGIDGVETYYAYNNPTPWTPSPKQTAQVRQLGESYNLLHTCGTDTHGQSIQKRL; this comes from the coding sequence ATGATGATCAATCTAGCTCCAGCTCCAACCTCATCAAACCAGGGGGGAGAACAGGAGGAAGCACGGGCCCTCAGAGAAGTATTCGCACACATTGAGGAAAGGAGTTGTCCCCATTCCTATAACTTTCACATGCATACCCAGTTTTCTGATGGCAAATTACGCCCGGAAGAGATTATTGACCAGGCGATCGCGATCGGATTACAAGGACTGGCAATCACCGATCACCATAGTGTTGACGGTTACAAGGTGGCCCACAACTGGCTCAATCATCCCAATCTCAACCCTAAACCCCCCCTCCACCTCTGGAGTGGTGTGGAAATCAATGCCTATCTATTGAAAACTGAAGTTCACATTCTTGGCTATGCCTTTGACCCCGATCATCGAGTCTTAAAGCCCTATCTCCAAGGTCATGCGGTGAAGGGAAAAGCCTATCAAGCCTCTGCGGTGATTGATGCTATCCATGAGGCGGGGGGTTTAGCTGTTTTGGCTCATCCCGCTCGATATCGTTATCCAGCCACTGAACTGATTCCTGAAGCTGCTCATCTGGGCATTGATGGAGTAGAAACCTATTACGCTTACAATAATCCTACGCCTTGGACACCGAGTCCTAAACAAACGGCTCAAGTGCGACAACTGGGCGAGTCCTATAACTTGTTGCATACCTGTGGAACAGATACCCATGGTCAGAGTATCCAGAAGCGATTGTAA